Within Chelatococcus sp. HY11, the genomic segment TCCGCGAGCATTCGCTGGCCAAGGTGCCGGTGCTGCTCGTGGTCGGTCGCAAGGAAGCGGCGGAGCGTACCGTATCGGTCCGCAGGCTGGGGTCCCCCAACCAGACGTCGATGACGCTCGACGAGGCGCTGGCGGGACTGCTCGCTGAGGCAACGCCGCCGGATCTGGCTCAGCAGAACGCGGCGCGCGCGGCCAAGCACTAGTATTCGCGCTGCGAAATACACGATCGGTCAAATCCCGGCGGTTCACGGAACCGTCGGGATTTTTTTTCCTGAATCTGCCAATCGCGGGCGTCAGCGTCGGATAGCGGCGCGCGCCGGTCCCTCCCACGGCCAACGGCTGGCCTCGCGCTCCGCGTCTGCCTGAGACAGCCCGATGTCCTTCAAGGCGTTCTCGTCCAGCTGTCGAAGCCGGCGGCGCTCCGCGCAGCGGGAGAGACTGAGTTCAATCCAAGTCACCAGGCGCAAGCCGTAATCGTTGCCGCGCGCGGTAAGCGATGAAGGTAGAGATATATTAGCCATGATCTTGATCCTCGTTCTGCGGCGGACCATGACCTTGGCCATCGTCCTTGTCGCCGGAGAACGCTTCGATCGCTAGCGAACCATTGTTACATGCGCTCTTCAATATGGACTGCTAATGTCATGGCATGAGTGCGCAAACACACCTTGCTCAGATGGGGGCTCTCCTCGGTGACCCCGCCCGCGCGAACATCCTGCTCGCGCTGATGGACGGCGGGGCGCGGACAGCCAAGGAACTCGCCTTTCTTGCCCGCATCAGCGCCCCGACGGCCAGCGCGCATCTCGGCAAATTGGTCGATGGCGGCTTGCTGACGGTCGTCGCGCAGGGGCGTCACCGCTACTTCCGTATCGCGTCCGCCGAGACCGGGCATATGCTCGAGACGATGCTCGGCTTCGCCACGAGCCGCATGCGCGCTGTCCGGCGTGCGGGCCCTGCCGACGAGCGGCTGCGGGCGGCCAGAACCTGCTACGATCACATCGCGGGCCGACTTGGAGTGGCCATCGCCGACCAGTTGCAGAGAGCCGGGCATGTGGTTCTCAATGATGGCGCTGGTCGGGTATCGGCGAGCGGCCACGCCTTTTTCGCCGAGCTTGGCCTCGATACGGAGGCAAGCGGAAGCCGCCCTGGCGTCCTGTGCCGGCCCTGTCTCGACTGGAGCGAACGACGCTACCACCTGGGCGGAATGCTCGGGCGTGCACTCTGCCAGCACTGCGTCAGCCGGGGGTGGGTCAAGCGTGACAATGACACGCGCGCGCTCATCATCACGGACGCCGGGCGTAATGCTTTCGACAGCCTGTTCGGATTATCGCGCATGGATGCGGAGGAGGAGGCTTCCATCAGGGAAACCACCCTCCAGGCCGTCGCTGTCCCGTGAGGTTCAGTGCTGTCAGCGCGCGACGATTTCGATATCGCGATCGGCGCCGCTGTCGACTTTGAACTCGCGCGTATAGACTTGGCCGTCATGCCGGGCGATGAGCACATAGTCGCCCTCGGCCAGCACGAGCGAGGGAAATGCGCCGATAGCCTCGCGGATCACGTCGCCACCCGGTGTCAGAACGCTGAAGGCAGTGCCTGCAAAAGCCTCGCCCCCGGCGGTATTCACGAGCTTCAACGTAACGGTGGCCGCGCGATGGTTGATCGTGGCCTCCGTGAGCTTGCCGGCTTCGACACGCAGGTCACTGCGCATGATCGCGTTGCTATCGCCATATGTGGAAACGATGTGATAGGCGCCCTCCGGCAGCCGGATCAGATCGCCGGGCTTAGCGTCCGCGACCACAAGACGACCCTCGGCATCGTTGCCGACCGGCAGATAGACCGAGAACGTCAGCTTCGAGACCGGGATCGCGATGTCCCCGATCGTGCCGGAAACCTTCAGGGCTCCGGCATTGACCGTCAATATCTCGTCGAGCGGCGCGTTCCGCAGCGTGACACGCCGCATGGCGCTGGCGAAACCGTAGGAGGCGTGCAGCATGTAGGTGCCGGGGGGAAGCTCGAAATGGCTCGTGGCATCGTCCGCGCGGGCTACGAGGTCGGGCGCCGTGCCTTCAGCGCCAAGCCGGTAGACCCGCCAGATCAGTCCCGAGCGGATCGGCGCATCGCCCGTCGCCAATCTGGCGCTCGCCGTGATCATGCTGTTGGCCACGGATTGATCAAGCGGTGCCATGGCGGCGGGCGGCACAGGCGGTGCTGTAAGTGTCGCTGACGGTAGCGCGGGAGGCACGGGCGGTTGTGCCTGTGGCGCTGGCGCCTGCGCCACAGCTGGCGTGACGAGAGCCACGGCAAGCGGCAGAAGAATTGCCGGGACCCATCGCGCGGTCGCGGCATATCGCGGCCAAATGGCCTTCGGACCCCTGTCGCCGACCTCCAGATCGCCTGCGAAGCTGCCAGTCATGAGTACGCGCGGATTCATCATTCCCTGTATCTGCCAAGGCAAGGCGTCCGCTGCAAGCAGGCGTGTCAGGTACGACCACCAAATGCCCCGCTCATATCATCGCGGCGCGCGTTCCTTGTCGTCCAATAGGTCGGCTGCCGCTGTGGCAAGATTATGGAGCGACAGGGGCTCGTATCTGAACTCGACCATGTGGCGGCCAGCCGGCACCTCGACGGCGCGGAACAGAAGATTGGCGCGCCGGATCGGCTTCTCCTCACCATCGACCGTCACCTGCCAACCGGGATAATAGATGTCGTGCAACACCAGCATCGCCGGCTTGTCGGTGACCACGCGGATGCGCACGCTGTTGCGGCGGTAGCGCGTGATGATGGCCTTGCCGCTCGGTGGCTCCTGCACTTCCGGAATGTCGCCGAGGCCGTAGCGGTTGTTGAGATCCTTGACATCGGCCACATCGATGAGGGCTTCGTCGCTGTGCTCGAGATCCGGCAGGCCCTGTTCCTTGAGCACACGTTCGCTCTCCACGGGCACGAGGCGCGTTGCCAGATAGGCGCGGGGCGTGCGCGGTGGCATCTTGTAGATCCACATCGTTCCCGCGCCGTAGATCAGCCTGGCTTGCGGCAGATGCGGGAACTGGGACGGCATTTTCTCGACCGGGCGGTCGAGTACGATGTATTCGAGGCCGAGCAGCGAGGCGAGGCGCGAGCGATAGTTGCGGAAGGTGATGGGAAACTGCCGCAGGCTCGCGTCGGCGGCATTCTCTCCGGGACCGACGGCGCGCTCGTAATCGGCGATGCGCAGCGGGTTATAGCCGAGCGTGTCTTCGAGGCCCAGCACCATCGAGGCGTTCTGCCAGGCGCCCTGGAGGCCGAGGATCTCGACGCGGGGGCGGGCTCCCTCCGCGTGGCGGGCCGCGAGTTCCCGGGTCAGCACCTGAAGCCCGCGGAGCTGGTCGGACGGCAGCTGCTCGAACACAGCATAACGCTCACGCGGCTCAGCATTGAGAGCCGACGCGGCGTTGCGCAGGATGAGGTCGCCACCCGTGATGGCGATCAGCACCGCGCAGGCATAGAGGCGCACGGCGGGGCGCCTTCCGGCGATGATGATGGCAGCCGCGATGAAGGCGATCAAGGCGCCGAGGCCGATCTGGATCATCGCTTCCGGCAGCTTGCCGGCGGCGATCGCGAAGCGGCTGGCATTGATGATGGCCGCCGCAGTGAGCCCCACCGCGAGCACCACGAGAAGAGGACTGGCCGGGCTGCGCTCGATATCAGCGCGCTTTGGCGTCCCTTCCGCCATGTAGCGATGCACAAGATAGCCGGCGGCCATGGCGAAGGCAAAGTTCAGCATGAACGTTGCGTCGGCCGGCCGCCGGTAGAGGTCGACACCCGGGATATAGCGGTAGAACAGCTCGAATACCGGGGTGTAGTAGCCGAGCGCATAGATGAGCGCGCCGATGCCGACATAGAGGAAGAAGCGGAACTCGCGCGAGAGCAGGCGGCCACCCCCGATACCGTGCCACAGAATGAGCATGGCGGGCACAGTGCCGATGAACAGATAGTCGATCGCCCGGTCCGTCCACGTCCCTTCGGGCAGCGTATGCGGCCCCGGACCCCAATAGTCATAGGTCAGGTTGAGGGAGCCGAAGATATTTCCGAAGATGGCCGTCGCGAGGCTTTGTGGCGGGAGCGATCCCATGCCCGCCGTCGCGAAATCGATCATCGGGCGGTTGGAATCGGAGAGAAACTGGATGGTCAGAAGGGCAGGCACCGCCAGGAGGGCGCCTCCCGTCGCCGCCATGACCGCGAGCAGACCCACGCGGCTGCGCAGATAGGCAAGTGGCGCCTGCGCGGTTGCGATCTGATAGACCACGCTGCCGATCAGCGCGAGGCAGAAGAGATAGGCAACCTGGTCGCGTCCGAGCGCCATGAGCGAGGCGATGACGCCGAAGGCGACAGCTCTGACGTAGGAGCGGCGGCCGAGCGAGCTTTCCAGGAGAAAGAGCGCCAGGGGGAAATAGCCGTAGGAGAAGATCATCCCGGTATGCTGCAGGCGCGCTGACGCCGAGCCGCCGAGGATATAGATCATCACCGTGACGATGGCGCCGGCCGGATGCCAGCCTCTGCGCTTGAACAACCCGACGATGCCGAGAGCGCCCGGCAGGAAATGCGCGTAGACGGCGATATCGAAGAGCTGCATCGATGCCTGGGGCATAAGCCAGCCGAACAGCACCATGGATGGCGTGAACAGGAGCGACTGCGGGTCCGCGACCGAAGGGTAGCCGCTGAAATGGTAGGGGTTCCAGAGCGGCCACTCGCCCGCTTCGAGGGAAGCGCCGAGGTAGCGCAGCATGGGATAGAAGTGATTCTTCGAATCCCACGGCACGACCGCGCCCGTGAGCGGCCAGACCAGTGCTGTCACCAGCCAGAAGGCGAAGATGATAAGGAGCGTGCGGGTCGTGGTCTCACGCGTCCAGTTCATCGACCCCGGAGGCCCGGGTATGCGCGAGGCCGGTGTGCCGGATCTGGGCGAGGGAGGCACGGTCGATGGTGAAGTAAGTGAGTGAGACATGGTCGAGTGGGGCATGGGGATGACCAGGCTGCGGATGCTTGCTACAGAGGCCATCCGATCCTGGCAGGCCCTGGGGCCCGTGAGCGGCATAGCGGGGGATTGAGACACCATGAGCCCTGTTGCCGATTGCACCTGCGCGGCTCTCGCAAATGGCTGGCATGAGCGGCGGTCAGCTAGGCGCTGCCCGTGCTATATCGGCAGTACAGACAGACGATCGACAAAGCGCGCGCGGCTTGACCATGGCACCGACCGGGGAGGGGTAACCTCCGCAACCACCTAAGGCTTGTCCCAATCGCAATGCAGGCATGCGCTGGTAGCTCGACGATTCGAGCACAACAAACCCAATGTCAACCATGAAACACATGAATCAGGCGTAATTCTGATGCTCGACATTCTCCAAAGCCGCAGATCCGTTCCACCCCGCCTTCTCCGAGCCCCGGGCCCGTCGCCGGACGAGCTCGCGACATTGCTCCGGATCGCCTCGCGCGTACCGGATCATGGCAAACTCGCGCCCTGGCGTTTCATCGTGTTTGAGGGGGAGGCCCGGCGTCAGGCTGGTGAGGTGATCGCGGCGGTCTATGCTGTGGATAACCCTGAGGCGGACGACAAGCGCCTGGCCGCCGAACGAGATCGCCTCGCGATCGCGCCGCTGGTCATCGGCGTGGTGTCGCGCGCCGCGCCCCACGTGAAAATTCCAGAATGGGAACAGGTTCTCTCGGCGGGCGCGGTTGCCATGAACCTGACCATTGCGGCCAACGCCATGGGCTATGGGTCCGCATGGCTGACGGAGTGGTATGCCTATGATCGACGCGTGCTGCAAAAGCTGGGCGTCGCCGCGGATGAGCGTATGGCCGGCTTCGTGCATATAGGCACGCCGGTCGAACGCCAGCCGGATCGTCCGCGCCCGGAGCTGGCGGAGATCGTCACCCACTTCCGAGGATGACTGAGGACCGTCCCGTGCCCAGCCGGTCCTGACCCACCGGAACTCCTCACGGTCCCCGACGCGGAACCCGCTGGTGGGTGGTACCGCACAGTCGGTTGGCTTTGCCGAGGGCGGCAGCGGCTCTTTTCGTCGTGCGCGCCGCGATGTGGGAACCGCCGGCGAAGTCAAAAGGCCAAGTGGGATGGCCTCATCTATCCCCACTGTTAATGCATCGTTTACTATGATTACCCCACCATTCAGGCAACGGACTGCTAAGTATCGTCGCGTGAGTCGGTGTCGAGGTTTGTATGATTATTCGTCGGTATCTCGTGTGGGCCACAACGGCTACGGCTTCCCAGCGAGCCGCCGCGGCAGACGTGTTGGTGCGCGCCTATCACCAATCGCCACTGACGGACGCAGACCGCGTCGATATCGACAAGGCGTTGATCGGGCTCGCCTCCGACTCATCCCCGATGGTACGGGTCGCGTTGGTGGAAGCCTTCAAGGCGTCGGCCGCCATACCGATGCCGGTGTTCGAGGCCTTGCTGGCGGCAGGCGACACCGCGGCGATGACCCTGCTTGCCGACAGCCGGGCCGTGAGCTCGGCCCAGCTCGTCGATTGCGTGGCCGTCGGCGACCCTGCGTCACACCGAAGGATTGCCGGACGCGAGGGGCTGCCGGCTCAGGTCTCGGCCGCCCTCGCGGAGGTCGCTTCGCTCGACGGGCTGATGGCGCTGCTGGCCAACGACACGGCCGTAATTTCACAGAGCGCTTTACAGCGCATGTTTGACCGCCATGGCCACAGCCCGGCCCTTCAGTCGGCCTTGCTCAGCCGTCAGGAGCTGCCGCCTTTCATGCGGCATGCGCTGATGTCCTTTCTCTGTGAAAGGCTTGCGGACTATACGGTTGATCGCGGCTGGCTGTCACCGGCGCGGGCCGGGGCGCTGCAGGTCGAGGCTGGCGATATGGCCACCATGGCGCTCGTTGCCGAAGCGAGTGACGAGACGTTGGAACGGCTGGTGAGCCATCTCATCGCCAGCGGCGAATTGACTGTCGGTCTGTTGTTGCGCTCGCTACTCTGCGCTGAGCCACGGCTCCTCACCATTGCACTGGCCAAGCTGACGGGCACGCCGCGCGGTGCTATCGAGGCCGCGCGTGGCATTCCTGGTCGTGCCGCTTTCGAAGCGACCTACCAGCGGGCGGGCCTGCCAGGCGGGTTGCTGGCGGCTTTCCACGCGGCCCTCGACGCGCTGGATAAACTGCCGCCCCCGATGCGCCGCCAGGACGGGCATTTGTCGCTCACGATGGTCCGGCATGTCATCGCTGCCTGCGAGGATATGCCGTCCACGGCGGCCGGGCCGCTTCTGGCGCTGCTGGAGCGATTCACCGAGGAGGCCCGGGCGACGCAGAGCGCGATCGATCCGTCTCCTGCCGCGTCGCCGCTATACGCGAACTGGACGGCAGCGCCGGCCGTTCACCCGCAAGCGCTGGCGGCCTGATCCACGGCGAGCAGCCCGGGTTTCCGGTTCTGAAAGCTTGGTCCAGCGGGTAATAGCCGCCGCATTGTCGCGAGATGACGCTCGCTCGCGCGTTCAGTAGCCGAACTGCTCGCTGAGAATGCGCTCATCCAGGCTGTGGCCTGGATCGTGCAGCATGACGAGATCGACGCTGCGGTCCATGACGACGTCGACATGGCTGACCGAACGGAACTCCGTATGGTCGGCGACGGCGCTGACTGGTCGCTTTTCGCTGTCCAGCACGTCGATGGCGATCCGCGCGTAATCCGGCAGCAGGGCGCCCCGCCAGCGTCTGGGGCGGAAGGCTGACAATGGCGTGAGCGCCAGAAGCGGCGTGTTCAACGGAAGAATGGGGCCGTTGGCCGAGAAGTTGTAGGCGGTCGATCCCGCCGGTGTTGCCACGACGATGCCGTCGGCCACCAGCTCATCGAGACGCACCTTGCCGTCGACCGTGATACGGAGTTTGGCGATCTGGTGGGTCTGGCGCAGCATATGGACGTCGTTGATGGCGCGGGCCTGATGGCGCTGGCCATCCATGCTCTCGGCGATCATCAGGAGCGGATGGGTGATGCTGCGGTGGGCCGCTTCCAGGCGCTCCACCAGGGCATCCTCGGAAAACTCATTCATGAGGAAGCCGACTGACCCGCGGTTCATGCCGTAGATCGGTTTGCCCGTTCCCATGAAGCGGTGCAGCGTTTGCAGCATGAGGCCGTCGCCACCAAGGGCGACGACCACGTCGGCCTCTTCGGGCGGCACTCCATTATAGCGCGAAGCAAGACTGCTGCGCGCTTCCAGCGCTTCGGGCGTATCGCTCGAAACAAAGGCGACAGACGAAAAGCGGCGCGCCATCGAAGACCACGATCTGATCCGCCGGTGCCCTCCATCGCGGCGCTTCTCGCCCGTGACGAATCCCGACCATCAGCAGACATAGCACGCCTCGGAGAGCATGGGATTGTCGCAGCGGCAAAAACAGCATCTGATGTGCGCGGGGATTGGCGAACTCACACAAAAGCCCCATATCAGCTTTAGACTTCCATAAGGTCATCAGAGGGAAAAACTGAGCGCATGCAAGGCTACGACCGGTTCAGGGCTGGCGGCATCCAGTTCACGCGTTTGAAGAGGTGGCAGGTCTGGCTGGCGGTCGCTGTTGCCGCGACGCTGATCCTGACGCTGGCTGTCGTGGCCGCGAGCGCTTTCCTCATCATCTTTCCCATCGTCTTGATAGCGGGATTGCTCTATCGGCTCGCGGCTCGTTTCGGCTTGGTCGGCCGTCGCCAGACAGCGAAAAGCGCCTCCCCGGATATCATCGATGGTGAGTATGTGATCATCACGGATGATCTGCGGGAACGTCTCCCGCCGCACGGCGACCGTCGCTGACCTAGAACGAACATCGGCACGACAGACAGGCCACCCGATCAAAAGTCCGGCTGATCCCGGTCACCACAGCGTTGTCGCCGGTCTTCCTGGTGGCTGGAACGCCTGGTTTACCGCGGCGGAGCGGCCGGAGGTTTCGTTGCGGTGACATCGTGGTCGCGATCGTGGTGCAGCGTATTGATCTCCGCGCCGATCAACAGCGCGAGCGCGGTCAGCCACAGCCACAACAGCAGCACGACCACGGCTCCCAGTGAGCCATAGGTTGCGTCATAGGTGGCGATGCGCGTGACATAGGCGGAAAACAGCGCTGATCCGATCAGCCAGAGTGCTGTCGCCATCACCGCCCCGATGACGGTGGATGTCCAGCGCACGCGGTGGCAGGGGGCCGCGTAGTAGATGATTGTGAAGCCGAGCATCGTGACGGCGGCCAGGAAGGGCCAGCGGATGAGAAGCAGGGGGGTGCGGATCTCGTCAGGCACGGGCAGGAAGGCGAGCACGGCCGGCACGGCGGCGATCGCGAGAATAGAGACCACACCGAAGACCATCCCGCCCAGCGTCAGTGCCAGCGCCACCACCTGCTGATGCAGGATGCCGCGTGCCTCCGGTCGATCATAGGCGATATTGAGGCCGGTCATCAGCGAGCTCATGCCCGTGCGTGCGCTGAAAAGGGCGATCGCGAGACCGATGACGAGGCCCGTGTTGAGCCGCGAGGTGTTCTTCTCGACCACGCCGTGCAGTGCTCCGAGGAGGATCTGGATCGCTTCCTGCGGCAGGAATGCCGAGAGGGCGAGGATCTGCCCCTCGACCGTCTTGGGATCGGCAACGAGCCCGAACAGCGAGACGAAGACGCCGAGCGCCGGGAATATGGCCAACATGGCGTAGAACGCGACCCCGGCGGCGACGAGACTGAGATTGTCGCGCGATATCCGGTCGACGAGCCGCCAGAGCATCGACCAGATCGACGGCCGCGCCGGGCGTCCGGTGTCTTCGCCTAGGTGACGATTGGTCTCCCCGCGTTCCCTGAGCCCGTTGAGCGCAGCGACCGCCATCGCGGTCCATAGTCGTTTCGGCGCCCTGTCTCGATCGAACACGCATATCCCCTTTCGCGCCGGACGCTCGCCGTCGCATCCGCTGCAACACGTGCGGGGCGAACGTGTCAAGCGCGCTGTGGTTCCGCTTGTTCGGGCGCCCGGTCGGGCCTTGCGGCTGTTGGGCCGGTGTGACCGGGCAACAGGTCCTTCAACACGTCGGCGGCCAGCACCAGTGCCGCAATGAGTACCGCTCCGATCGTCCAGTAGAAATAGCGGAACTCGGTTGCCACGCCCACGATAGCGAGCGGCAGCCCGTAGAGCACGCCCGAGAACGAGAGCAAGGCGGCATCGCGGGCTGTCCAGCGATCCAGCCCGCGCCGGCAGGCCGCCGCGCAGACCACCGCGCCGACGATGATCCAGAGCCCGCCGCGCATCAGATCTCCGATAACCGGCGCGCCGCTCGCTGCCCTCACCATGCCCTGGACGCCGCGGAAGCCCTCGTTGGCCGTGAAGCCATGGGCGACCGAAGGCGCGGCCGGGATCGGGGGAACGGCGATGAGAGGCTCCAGCAATTGGCGCGTATGGGAGAGGCGATGCCGGAGATAGGCAAAGGGGTGGGCCGCAACGGCTGCGAGCCAGGGGCGCGTGAGCCCTTCCCGCCAATGGCCATCGGCGACGAGCCGCTTCACGACGAAGGCGCACTGCCCCCACGCGAGGTTATCCCACGCGCGGGGCTCGTAGCAGGTATGGACGATGCGTTGATCCTCATCGGCGCTCCACGCACCGGGCAGTCCGTTGTTGCCGGTTCTCGCCGCGATGCCGACGATGTCGAAGGCCATTAGCGAGTTGACGACCCCGGAAGGCTGGGCATTAAGGATATGCCGATTGAGCAGCCATCCGGCGCATGATGTGGTCGCGACCGTTGCAAGCGTGATGATCACAAGTCGCCACGAGATAGTCCCGACTTGTTTCACGCGGGTGGTCTGCCGGGATGGCGGATGCCAGACGCCGAGCATGATCAGAGGTGCCGCCGCCAGCATGGCATTATGGCGCGCGAGGGAACCGATCAGGAGCAGGACGAGTGCGGTCGCCATCAGGACGGGCCGCCACGGTCCCCGGCGCGATGCCGATGTGGCGAGCAGGGCGGCGGCCGGCAGGAAACAGGCGAAGACGAGCGAGTCCTTCCACAGCATCGCGGGGATCGCGATCATCATTGGTGAAATGCCGGCGAGAATGATGAGGTAGCCAACAATAGGCAGCGATCGGCCGTAGCGCAGGGCCATCAGCCAGAGGCCGAGCCAGTAGAGCGCCAAGATCAGCGTGAACAGGCCAGCGGGACCGGCAACCAGACGATCCGTATAATGCCAGATGAGCGCCATGACAGGCGGATGCCAATCATTAAAGATAAAGCGGCGCGCCTGGTTCAACTGGTCGCCTGAATCGCTGGTCATCAGGCCTGGATAGAAAGACCAGTAAACCGCCCCGGCCAAAACTATGCATATGGCCGTGATCGCTATGCCGTGTATTCTATAGATTTTAGTTTTATCGAATGACATGCTGGTAAAAAATAATTTTACAATATGGGATATTTATCCTTGCCTTTCTCTTAGGGGAAATCGTCTTTTGTTATTGTTTGATGCGAATTTTTATTTTTTTCTTATATCGCGGTCATCGAAGAATATGAATCGATGCGTTCTGATCGACGTCTATATTCGAGACGCCCAAGGGGATGGGCGTGCCATTCGATTGCCGGTTCCGTGCGGGTCAGAATTCAGCTGCGCCGGCCCGCACCGCATTTCATGCCCAGGACCACCGCGCCATATCCAATGACGAGGCTCGCCAGAACATAGACGATGGCGACCATCGCGGATTGGGTGGATGCACCCATCAGGACGACAGCGCCATAAACAAAACTCGAGAAGGTCGACAAGCCGCCCATGACGCCGGTTCCGACCAGAGTATTGGTGTCGTCGCTGATGACTTTGCGGGCATGCAGGGCCGCTGCAAGGCCAAGAAGAAATGCGGCCGCAATATTGGCGACGAAGATATCGAGGGGGAAGCTGTCAGCCAGATGTGGCGTGCCGAGCATCAGAAGCTCGCGGATGATCGCGCCCAAAGCGCCACCGACGAAGACCAGGATGATTGTATTGATCATCGCGCGCGCCTCATCCCATCACATTGGCAAGCGCGGCGCCGAGCGCCGCGGCGGCGAGGCCGGTCATCACGGACAGGACGAGGTAGGCGACAGCCCGAAAAGGGGACTTCGTGGCGAGCTTGGCGGCGTCCAGCTGCATGCTGCTGAAGGTCGTGTATCCGCCGAGCCCGCCCGTCAGGAGAGCGGCGACGAGCGCCGTGCTGTAGCGGTCGCGCCAGTAGACGCCGAGCATGACGGAGAGAAAGCCGATGACGAAGGCGCCGGAGACGTTGATCAGAAATGTCGCGAGCGGGAAGCCGCCGTGATAGCGCTCCCCGACCATTCGCCCGATCGCCCATCTGAGCACGGAGCCGAGGCCGCCGCCGAGGCCAACCCAGGCAAAGTCGAGCGCTGTCATGGCATGTCCCTTCTCCCAGCGCCTGTTCGCTGGGGGCTCGGACCTCACGCGCGAATGGCAGGACGTCCGAGCCCGTGTTCAGGGCTAGTCAGGACCGCAGGAGCGGATCCGGATTGAAATCGTGCAACGGAACATCCGCCACGCCCCAGCTACGCTTCACCACATGGACGTGGACATCACGCGCGCTGTGACGCTTCAGGATCTCGATGATCTTGGCATCATTGGTGGGATCGGCCGCGTGAACCCAGAGGATCAGTCCCCCATCCTCTATCTGCTGCTGAATACGTTCGGCATGGCGGCGGCCGAACGCACGCGCGAAAACGAGGCCTAGCGCCCCGCCGGTCAAGCCGCTGCCGGCGACAACCGCGATGGTCGGGATGAGGGCTGCACCCCCGGTCGCCACAATGGCGGCCGCGCCCGCGCCAGCAACATAGGCCGGAACGCCAACCAGGGCCGCGAGGCCCTCGACACGCGTGTCGGAGGAGACGAAAGCCTTGCGCTCCACATTGTCCTTGTCTTCGAGTTCCTCCGTGGTGACCGATCCGCTTTGCACGCGCGCGGAATCGGCGAGAAGGCTCAGATCCTCCTGCCGCACGCCTACCTGGAACAGTTCGTCGACCGCGGCGTTGAGCGACTTCTCATCGTCGAAGACGGCGACGGCCTCCCGCTCTTCGTAAGCGTGTTCGCCGCTGTCATTCTCGATCCCGTTCAGAGCCATCACCATCTCCCGCGCGTCCTCGCCGACGCATCGAC encodes:
- a CDS encoding YfhO family protein; translated protein: MNWTRETTTRTLLIIFAFWLVTALVWPLTGAVVPWDSKNHFYPMLRYLGASLEAGEWPLWNPYHFSGYPSVADPQSLLFTPSMVLFGWLMPQASMQLFDIAVYAHFLPGALGIVGLFKRRGWHPAGAIVTVMIYILGGSASARLQHTGMIFSYGYFPLALFLLESSLGRRSYVRAVAFGVIASLMALGRDQVAYLFCLALIGSVVYQIATAQAPLAYLRSRVGLLAVMAATGGALLAVPALLTIQFLSDSNRPMIDFATAGMGSLPPQSLATAIFGNIFGSLNLTYDYWGPGPHTLPEGTWTDRAIDYLFIGTVPAMLILWHGIGGGRLLSREFRFFLYVGIGALIYALGYYTPVFELFYRYIPGVDLYRRPADATFMLNFAFAMAAGYLVHRYMAEGTPKRADIERSPASPLLVVLAVGLTAAAIINASRFAIAAGKLPEAMIQIGLGALIAFIAAAIIIAGRRPAVRLYACAVLIAITGGDLILRNAASALNAEPRERYAVFEQLPSDQLRGLQVLTRELAARHAEGARPRVEILGLQGAWQNASMVLGLEDTLGYNPLRIADYERAVGPGENAADASLRQFPITFRNYRSRLASLLGLEYIVLDRPVEKMPSQFPHLPQARLIYGAGTMWIYKMPPRTPRAYLATRLVPVESERVLKEQGLPDLEHSDEALIDVADVKDLNNRYGLGDIPEVQEPPSGKAIITRYRRNSVRIRVVTDKPAMLVLHDIYYPGWQVTVDGEEKPIRRANLLFRAVEVPAGRHMVEFRYEPLSLHNLATAAADLLDDKERAPR
- a CDS encoding NAD kinase encodes the protein MARRFSSVAFVSSDTPEALEARSSLASRYNGVPPEEADVVVALGGDGLMLQTLHRFMGTGKPIYGMNRGSVGFLMNEFSEDALVERLEAAHRSITHPLLMIAESMDGQRHQARAINDVHMLRQTHQIAKLRITVDGKVRLDELVADGIVVATPAGSTAYNFSANGPILPLNTPLLALTPLSAFRPRRWRGALLPDYARIAIDVLDSEKRPVSAVADHTEFRSVSHVDVVMDRSVDLVMLHDPGHSLDERILSEQFGY
- a CDS encoding winged helix-turn-helix domain-containing protein — translated: MSAQTHLAQMGALLGDPARANILLALMDGGARTAKELAFLARISAPTASAHLGKLVDGGLLTVVAQGRHRYFRIASAETGHMLETMLGFATSRMRAVRRAGPADERLRAARTCYDHIAGRLGVAIADQLQRAGHVVLNDGAGRVSASGHAFFAELGLDTEASGSRPGVLCRPCLDWSERRYHLGGMLGRALCQHCVSRGWVKRDNDTRALIITDAGRNAFDSLFGLSRMDAEEEASIRETTLQAVAVP
- a CDS encoding CrcB family protein, which gives rise to MINTIILVFVGGALGAIIRELLMLGTPHLADSFPLDIFVANIAAAFLLGLAAALHARKVISDDTNTLVGTGVMGGLSTFSSFVYGAVVLMGASTQSAMVAIVYVLASLVIGYGAVVLGMKCGAGRRS
- a CDS encoding nitroreductase, producing the protein MLDILQSRRSVPPRLLRAPGPSPDELATLLRIASRVPDHGKLAPWRFIVFEGEARRQAGEVIAAVYAVDNPEADDKRLAAERDRLAIAPLVIGVVSRAAPHVKIPEWEQVLSAGAVAMNLTIAANAMGYGSAWLTEWYAYDRRVLQKLGVAADERMAGFVHIGTPVERQPDRPRPELAEIVTHFRG
- a CDS encoding DUF1127 domain-containing protein, with the translated sequence MANISLPSSLTARGNDYGLRLVTWIELSLSRCAERRRLRQLDENALKDIGLSQADAEREASRWPWEGPARAAIRR
- a CDS encoding CrcB family protein — protein: MTALDFAWVGLGGGLGSVLRWAIGRMVGERYHGGFPLATFLINVSGAFVIGFLSVMLGVYWRDRYSTALVAALLTGGLGGYTTFSSMQLDAAKLATKSPFRAVAYLVLSVMTGLAAAALGAALANVMG
- a CDS encoding YihY/virulence factor BrkB family protein → MAVAALNGLRERGETNRHLGEDTGRPARPSIWSMLWRLVDRISRDNLSLVAAGVAFYAMLAIFPALGVFVSLFGLVADPKTVEGQILALSAFLPQEAIQILLGALHGVVEKNTSRLNTGLVIGLAIALFSARTGMSSLMTGLNIAYDRPEARGILHQQVVALALTLGGMVFGVVSILAIAAVPAVLAFLPVPDEIRTPLLLIRWPFLAAVTMLGFTIIYYAAPCHRVRWTSTVIGAVMATALWLIGSALFSAYVTRIATYDATYGSLGAVVVLLLWLWLTALALLIGAEINTLHHDRDHDVTATKPPAAPPR
- a CDS encoding DUF2336 domain-containing protein, coding for MIIRRYLVWATTATASQRAAAADVLVRAYHQSPLTDADRVDIDKALIGLASDSSPMVRVALVEAFKASAAIPMPVFEALLAAGDTAAMTLLADSRAVSSAQLVDCVAVGDPASHRRIAGREGLPAQVSAALAEVASLDGLMALLANDTAVISQSALQRMFDRHGHSPALQSALLSRQELPPFMRHALMSFLCERLADYTVDRGWLSPARAGALQVEAGDMATMALVAEASDETLERLVSHLIASGELTVGLLLRSLLCAEPRLLTIALAKLTGTPRGAIEAARGIPGRAAFEATYQRAGLPGGLLAAFHAALDALDKLPPPMRRQDGHLSLTMVRHVIAACEDMPSTAAGPLLALLERFTEEARATQSAIDPSPAASPLYANWTAAPAVHPQALAA